Proteins co-encoded in one Dehalogenimonas sp. WBC-2 genomic window:
- a CDS encoding uridylate kinase, producing MIDSEGPSETASSETVLSSLASAEPKLKVSDLKYRRVLLKLSGEAFAGESHGIIDIPAVRAIVLQIKNLFLMGVEIAIVVGAGNIWRGATVAKDGIDRVTADYAGMLATVINALALQDMLEKEGVQTRTQSAITVQQVAEPFIRRRAIRHLEKGRVVIFAGGTGNPYMTTDTAAALRAIEIEAGVLLMAKNRVDGVYSADPLKHKDAVKYDRMTHLDALNKRLKVMDATALSLCLENKLPIIVFDMTTPGNLERAVTGASVGTLISSES from the coding sequence CGTCACTGGCTTCGGCAGAGCCGAAGCTCAAGGTTTCAGACCTGAAGTACCGCCGGGTGCTCCTCAAACTATCCGGTGAGGCCTTTGCCGGTGAATCGCACGGCATTATTGACATCCCTGCCGTACGCGCCATCGTCCTTCAGATCAAGAACCTCTTCCTCATGGGTGTAGAGATAGCCATTGTTGTCGGCGCCGGCAATATCTGGCGCGGCGCCACAGTAGCCAAAGACGGGATTGACCGTGTTACTGCCGATTACGCCGGTATGCTGGCTACCGTCATTAACGCACTTGCTTTACAGGACATGCTGGAAAAAGAAGGTGTCCAGACGCGAACCCAATCAGCCATCACCGTTCAGCAAGTCGCCGAACCTTTTATCCGCCGCCGCGCTATCCGCCACCTGGAAAAAGGGCGGGTAGTCATTTTTGCTGGCGGCACCGGTAATCCCTATATGACCACCGACACCGCCGCAGCACTGCGCGCCATTGAGATTGAGGCCGGGGTGCTCCTTATGGCTAAAAACCGGGTTGATGGCGTCTATTCTGCCGATCCCCTCAAGCACAAGGATGCGGTGAAGTATGACCGCATGACCCACCTGGACGCGCTGAACAAACGGCTCAAGGTCATGGATGCCACTGCCCTGTCGCTATGCCTTGAAAACAAATTGCCTATTATCGTCTTTGATATGACCACTCCCGGTAATCTGGAGCGCGCCGTCACCGGGGCATCGGTCGGCACATTAATATCGAGTGAAAGTTGA
- a CDS encoding ribosome recycling factor: MTVTEIMQQAEKKMTVSIEVLHRELSAIRTGRASTAIIEHVRVDYAGTPTPIHHMANVSVPDARLLLIQPWDRSMMGQIEKALMKSDLGLTPSNDGQVIRLSIPPLSQERRVELTKMVHKRVEEDKIAIRNLRRDAQEHIKKLEKDKELSQDESKRAQDQLQKLTDSYTQKAEMLGKDKEQELLSG, translated from the coding sequence ATGACTGTAACTGAGATCATGCAACAGGCTGAAAAAAAGATGACTGTCTCAATAGAGGTATTGCACCGTGAACTGAGTGCCATTCGCACCGGCCGCGCCTCCACTGCCATCATTGAGCACGTCCGAGTGGACTATGCTGGCACCCCCACCCCAATTCACCACATGGCTAACGTCTCGGTACCGGATGCCCGACTGTTGCTCATTCAACCCTGGGATCGTTCCATGATGGGGCAGATAGAAAAAGCCCTTATGAAGTCTGATCTCGGCCTAACCCCTTCAAATGACGGTCAGGTTATCCGGCTGTCCATTCCGCCCCTGTCCCAGGAACGCCGGGTCGAGTTGACTAAAATGGTGCACAAACGCGTAGAAGAGGACAAGATCGCTATCCGCAACCTGCGCCGGGACGCCCAAGAACATATTAAAAAACTGGAAAAAGATAAGGAACTCTCGCAGGATGAGAGTAAACGCGCTCAGGACCAGTTGCAAAAACTCACCGACTCCTACACCCAGAAAGCTGAAATGTTAGGCAAGGACAAGGAACAGGAACTTCTAAGCGGTTAG
- the htrA gene encoding HtrA protease/chaperone protein: MKTWLLSVILALLLVGTAVNGGLLLQTNADLNNTATDLSALENANTALQATFDQQQAQTAALQTSIIALQAAVSEPGSASVGTDFTKLVQKIEPSVVYIEVSDRFGPAGSGSGTIIRSDGFILTNQHVIDGATAITVRLMTGETFSATVVVSSADLDLAILKPTSSKTNLPAVTIGSSAAVVVGGEIITCGFPLGDELPGPATFNTGIVSAIRNMISQNTLNPSIKLDYIQMDADINPGNSGGGMFNQKGELIGVPAYGYDPGINFAIPIDAALNLIQSAYAK; the protein is encoded by the coding sequence ATGAAAACATGGCTGTTATCGGTAATCTTAGCCCTTTTACTGGTCGGCACCGCTGTCAACGGAGGTTTGCTCTTGCAGACCAACGCCGACCTCAACAACACCGCCACTGATCTATCGGCTTTGGAAAACGCCAATACTGCCTTACAGGCTACTTTTGACCAACAACAGGCTCAGACAGCCGCCCTGCAGACCAGCATAATAGCCCTGCAGGCAGCCGTTTCAGAACCAGGATCCGCGTCAGTTGGGACAGATTTCACAAAACTGGTACAGAAAATAGAGCCTTCCGTAGTTTACATTGAGGTGTCTGACCGTTTCGGCCCCGCGGGTTCTGGTTCCGGCACCATCATCCGCAGCGATGGTTTTATCCTGACTAATCAGCATGTAATTGACGGGGCAACGGCAATCACTGTGAGACTCATGACCGGTGAAACGTTCAGCGCCACTGTGGTTGTCAGCAGTGCTGATCTTGACCTGGCGATTCTGAAACCAACTTCTTCTAAAACCAATCTGCCGGCTGTCACCATCGGTTCCTCTGCCGCCGTGGTTGTCGGCGGGGAGATAATAACTTGTGGCTTTCCACTTGGGGATGAACTGCCGGGGCCAGCCACATTTAACACCGGTATCGTTTCAGCTATCAGGAATATGATTTCACAAAACACTCTTAATCCCAGCATAAAATTAGACTATATCCAGATGGATGCTGATATTAACCCGGGCAATAGTGGCGGCGGCATGTTCAACCAGAAGGGAGAACTGATCGGTGTGCCAGCTTATGGCTATGACCCGGGCATCAATTTCGCCATCCCTATCGACGCCGCCCTGAATTTGATCCAGAGCGCCTACGCCAAATAA
- the htrA gene encoding HtrA protease/chaperone protein, translating to MKNSIAIVLVALIILANGAVAALRVDAVNGVDDQQTSITALESANSSLQNAIAALQTEQNQAALDVAALEALINEGSSGAVTTVPKYGALIAQIDPVVVKFTATGGLRGFGSGVIVTSNGYVLTVLHSVTGARNIKVTLNTGEQFDATIFATSDVATNLALLKINTTRTDLPFVNLGSMADLSTGQTVMAAGYPQSADLPGPATFTIGIVSALRTATDFNYIQSDAPIAPGSGGGGLFTLDGKVVGIAANAEPDTNGIFEFIPIDLAASLLENAT from the coding sequence ATGAAAAATTCGATTGCTATCGTTTTGGTAGCTCTAATCATACTGGCTAATGGTGCCGTTGCCGCCCTGCGCGTTGACGCCGTCAACGGTGTGGACGACCAGCAGACCAGCATAACCGCTTTGGAATCAGCCAATAGCTCTCTGCAAAACGCTATTGCCGCTTTGCAGACGGAACAGAATCAAGCCGCCCTGGACGTAGCCGCTTTGGAAGCTCTAATCAATGAAGGTTCCTCCGGTGCCGTTACCACTGTCCCCAAATACGGCGCATTGATCGCACAGATTGATCCGGTCGTGGTCAAGTTCACCGCCACTGGCGGTTTAAGAGGTTTCGGTTCTGGCGTTATTGTCACGTCAAATGGTTATGTGCTCACCGTCCTGCACTCAGTCACTGGCGCACGTAACATCAAAGTTACTCTTAATACTGGCGAACAGTTTGACGCAACTATCTTTGCCACCTCCGATGTTGCGACAAATCTGGCTCTGCTTAAAATCAATACCACTCGCACCGACCTGCCCTTTGTTAACCTGGGTTCAATGGCGGATCTTTCAACCGGTCAGACTGTGATGGCTGCCGGGTATCCTCAGAGCGCTGACCTTCCCGGCCCCGCCACTTTCACCATAGGCATCGTTTCCGCCTTGCGTACCGCTACAGATTTTAATTACATCCAAAGTGATGCTCCTATCGCCCCCGGCAGCGGCGGCGGCGGTCTGTTTACCTTGGATGGCAAAGTAGTCGGTATTGCTGCCAACGCAGAACCGGACACAAACGGTATCTTTGAATTTATCCCCATTGATCTGGCCGCCAGTCTGCTTGAAAACGCCACTTGA
- the drrC gene encoding ABC transporter permease DrrC (PROBABLE DAUNORUBICINDIMtransPORT integral membrane protein ABC transPORTER DRRC): MQALSNVLTMAYRGLLKVRHSPEQLADVIFQPILFTLMFTYLFGGAVAGNVHAYLPIIIPGILAQGILTGSVATGVQLREDMDKGVFDRFKSLPIARIAPLAGPLVADMIRYAIVTVLTFAMGYLIGFRPEAGFGSVLGASVFVIAFAWCISWIFAFLGVISRNAAAVQGISLLVMFPLTFLSNAFVPVDTLPGFLRWFVNVNPVSHLITAVREIVNQGVISHDFGLSILGALVVLAVFVPITVRTYMRKA; this comes from the coding sequence ATGCAAGCGCTCAGCAACGTGCTGACCATGGCTTACCGGGGATTGCTGAAAGTCCGCCATTCGCCGGAACAGCTGGCCGACGTTATCTTTCAGCCGATCCTGTTCACCCTGATGTTTACCTACCTCTTCGGTGGGGCGGTTGCCGGTAATGTGCATGCTTATCTGCCGATCATTATCCCCGGTATCCTGGCGCAGGGCATACTGACCGGTTCTGTGGCCACCGGGGTGCAACTTCGCGAGGATATGGACAAGGGCGTATTCGACCGTTTCAAGTCGCTACCGATCGCGCGCATTGCGCCGCTGGCTGGGCCGCTGGTGGCGGATATGATCCGCTATGCTATCGTAACGGTGCTGACCTTCGCCATGGGTTATCTGATTGGCTTCCGGCCAGAAGCCGGTTTCGGCAGTGTGCTGGGGGCCAGCGTGTTTGTCATCGCCTTTGCCTGGTGCATCAGCTGGATATTCGCCTTCCTGGGCGTTATCTCCCGTAATGCCGCAGCGGTGCAGGGCATTTCTCTACTGGTGATGTTCCCGCTGACCTTTTTGTCCAACGCCTTCGTGCCGGTGGATACTCTGCCCGGCTTTCTCCGATGGTTTGTCAATGTGAACCCCGTTTCCCACCTGATCACCGCCGTTCGGGAAATTGTCAACCAGGGTGTTATCAGTCATGATTTCGGGCTCTCGATACTGGGAGCGCTGGTGGTGCTGGCAGTATTTGTCCCTATTACGGTGCGGACTTATATGCGTAAGGCATGA
- a CDS encoding ABC transporter, with product MAGQDNNPSLAIEAQGLVKIFGDNRAVDGIDLRVPTGSIYGVLGPNGAGKTTTIRMLATLLKPDAGSATIFGHDVQKEAHIVRQLIGVTGQYASVDEALSATENLVVFSRLLGLSGKEARKKAAELLEEFGLTEAANRPLSKYSGGMRRKLDLAASLISQPPLIFLDEPTTGLDPRTRNQMWSTIRQLVANGSTVLLTTQYLDEADQLADRIAVIDRGQVIAEGTPRELKASVGLASLELKLSDKGKDLEARSIISTVLDVESYLSVQGLITAPMSNPDRITDVLFALRNADIHLAEVSVKTPTLDEVFLAITGHTSTTDAQKSEGSNNGH from the coding sequence ATGGCAGGGCAGGATAATAACCCGAGTTTGGCAATCGAAGCCCAAGGATTAGTAAAAATCTTCGGCGACAACCGCGCTGTCGACGGTATTGATTTAAGGGTACCTACCGGCAGCATCTACGGGGTGCTGGGACCTAACGGCGCAGGGAAGACGACTACCATCAGGATGCTGGCGACATTGTTGAAACCCGATGCCGGTTCAGCAACAATATTTGGTCACGACGTGCAAAAGGAAGCGCATATTGTACGTCAATTGATCGGGGTAACCGGTCAGTACGCATCAGTCGACGAGGCGCTGTCGGCAACAGAGAATCTGGTCGTTTTTTCACGGCTGCTCGGTTTGAGTGGTAAAGAGGCCCGTAAAAAGGCCGCTGAGCTGCTGGAAGAGTTCGGTCTTACCGAAGCGGCCAACCGGCCGTTATCCAAGTATTCCGGCGGTATGCGCCGTAAACTTGATCTGGCGGCCAGTCTGATCTCTCAGCCGCCTCTTATCTTTCTGGACGAACCAACAACCGGACTGGACCCGCGGACGCGCAACCAGATGTGGAGCACTATCCGCCAACTGGTGGCCAATGGTTCAACGGTGCTATTAACGACACAGTATCTTGATGAGGCCGATCAATTGGCAGACAGGATAGCGGTAATAGACCGCGGCCAGGTCATTGCTGAAGGTACGCCCCGGGAACTCAAGGCTTCGGTCGGTCTCGCGTCGCTGGAATTAAAACTCAGCGATAAAGGTAAAGACTTGGAGGCCAGGAGCATCATCAGCACAGTCCTTGACGTGGAGAGTTATCTTTCAGTCCAAGGACTCATAACTGCGCCGATGTCGAACCCCGACCGCATAACCGATGTGCTGTTCGCCTTGCGGAATGCCGATATCCATCTTGCTGAGGTGAGCGTCAAGACGCCGACGCTTGACGAGGTTTTCCTGGCTATCACCGGCCATACCAGTACCACAGACGCACAGAAATCGGAAGGAAGCAACAATGGCCACTAA
- a CDS encoding transcriptional regulator PadR family: protein MFDPRFGGLDAGFERHGNPFERRTRLFKKGDMKYVILELLKDKSSHGYELTTELEDRFHGLYSPSAGSVYPVLQLLEDMGYVTSNAEDGKKVYTITDTGRKFLEEQKETIEKIGERLRGWWGSADKEHLHDFREAMSSFHELHHVIGRIASRKDPTKIARVNEILSKTLKELEQI, encoded by the coding sequence ATGTTTGACCCACGTTTCGGTGGATTAGATGCTGGTTTCGAAAGGCACGGTAATCCTTTTGAAAGGCGTACGCGATTATTCAAGAAAGGGGATATGAAATACGTCATCCTGGAACTGTTGAAGGACAAGTCATCTCACGGCTACGAACTCACAACGGAGTTGGAAGACCGTTTTCACGGCCTGTACTCGCCCAGTGCTGGAAGTGTTTACCCTGTGCTCCAGTTGCTGGAGGATATGGGGTACGTCACCTCAAATGCCGAGGATGGCAAAAAGGTTTACACCATTACCGATACCGGCCGGAAATTCCTCGAAGAGCAGAAAGAGACTATTGAAAAAATCGGTGAGCGGCTACGGGGTTGGTGGGGTTCCGCGGACAAGGAGCACCTGCACGATTTCCGTGAAGCGATGAGTTCATTCCATGAACTGCACCATGTGATAGGGCGGATAGCCTCACGCAAGGACCCGACCAAGATCGCCCGGGTCAACGAGATCCTGTCTAAAACGCTTAAAGAGCTGGAACAAATTTAG
- a CDS encoding glutaredoxin-like protein has translation MADNTRLYGTTWCPHTRRSRAIMDRQKVVYTWFDIEEDREACAFVEQVNRGDRSVPTIVFPDGTVLVEPDDNALVEKCQGLRP, from the coding sequence ATGGCTGATAACACCCGGCTTTACGGCACCACATGGTGCCCCCACACCCGCCGTTCTCGGGCAATCATGGACCGCCAGAAGGTCGTATATACCTGGTTCGACATCGAAGAGGACAGAGAGGCCTGCGCCTTCGTGGAACAGGTTAACAGGGGGGACCGTAGCGTACCCACCATCGTCTTTCCTGACGGCACAGTCTTAGTAGAACCTGATGATAACGCATTAGTTGAAAAATGCCAGGGATTGAGGCCTTAA
- a CDS encoding endoribonuclease L-PSP, translated as MVKEVIHTELAPKAIGPYSQAVKAGSMLFTSGQLPINPATGEVSGDIGVQTRQVLDNLKAVVEAAGGTMADVVKATVFITDLSGFVAMNEVYAEYFPVKPPARSTVEISGLAKNALVEIEVVAVLG; from the coding sequence TTGGTAAAAGAGGTCATCCACACCGAACTGGCTCCAAAAGCTATCGGTCCATACTCCCAAGCAGTTAAAGCAGGAAGCATGCTATTTACTTCCGGGCAACTGCCGATTAACCCGGCCACCGGTGAGGTCAGCGGAGACATCGGCGTTCAGACCAGGCAGGTACTTGATAATCTGAAGGCCGTCGTTGAAGCCGCGGGTGGGACCATGGCAGATGTAGTCAAAGCCACGGTGTTTATTACCGACCTGTCCGGATTTGTTGCCATGAACGAGGTCTATGCCGAGTATTTTCCGGTTAAGCCGCCAGCCAGAAGCACCGTGGAGATTTCAGGGCTGGCTAAGAATGCCCTGGTGGAGATTGAGGTTGTGGCGGTGTTAGGCTGA